The following proteins are encoded in a genomic region of Dyadobacter sp. UC 10:
- a CDS encoding tyrosine-type recombinase/integrase: MSATTVNLFLDKRASKGDEGVIKWLVSHEGKQRLFTTGLKISEQDWDFLKKHKSGMPGQVKNDYRRKLWNKLFGSTYEEEYTGKEVESYLGRARTIVGKLEDDFSFERFAYEISMFGQESKPSKETRDKNNVIQALTLKANDMNKEGRIGNALSYTSTSTSLLRFLESLTEKQRQELLNLPPLPIKEAKEKEIVLRFEYLTPAFLTSYEKWMLKHGRKRRGPKGSPSPATLTTVGIYCRHIRSVCNDAIDAGVMNRELYPFGKRRYMIPAGSNTKKALSKDDVLKIITHKCSPGFEQRSRDLWVFSYLCNGMNMNDICRVRWQDIEGDRLTFIRQKTARSTRGNQNTIKVTLFKETIDIIERWAVKSKNPKDYVFPFLEHDMTPERQKTVINQVVKITNQYMKDIAAANEITGDVNTYSARHSFATILLQSEAPLAFISQALGHTSISTTESYLGSFDDEKTKKYLSALL; this comes from the coding sequence ATGAGCGCTACAACGGTAAATTTATTCCTCGACAAAAGAGCTTCAAAAGGTGATGAAGGTGTGATAAAATGGTTGGTTTCTCATGAGGGAAAACAGCGACTTTTTACCACGGGTTTGAAAATCTCAGAGCAGGATTGGGACTTTCTAAAAAAGCACAAATCCGGTATGCCCGGACAAGTGAAAAACGACTACAGAAGAAAGTTATGGAACAAGCTTTTCGGAAGTACTTATGAGGAAGAGTATACCGGCAAGGAGGTCGAAAGTTATCTGGGTAGAGCCAGGACAATTGTGGGTAAACTAGAGGACGACTTCAGTTTTGAGCGATTCGCTTATGAGATAAGTATGTTTGGTCAGGAATCGAAGCCTAGCAAAGAGACCAGGGATAAAAACAATGTCATTCAGGCTCTCACTTTGAAAGCAAACGACATGAACAAGGAAGGTCGGATTGGAAATGCATTAAGCTACACTTCAACGTCCACCTCATTACTACGTTTTCTCGAGTCTCTCACCGAAAAGCAACGTCAGGAATTGCTGAACCTTCCGCCCCTACCAATCAAAGAGGCGAAGGAAAAGGAGATTGTACTCCGCTTTGAATATCTGACTCCAGCGTTTTTGACAAGTTATGAGAAATGGATGCTCAAGCATGGTCGAAAACGTAGGGGACCAAAAGGAAGCCCATCCCCCGCTACCCTGACAACCGTTGGCATATATTGCCGGCACATCAGATCTGTTTGTAATGACGCTATTGACGCGGGCGTTATGAATAGAGAGTTATACCCTTTTGGCAAGAGAAGGTATATGATACCGGCTGGCAGCAATACCAAAAAAGCACTCAGCAAGGATGACGTACTAAAAATCATAACGCATAAATGCAGTCCAGGATTCGAACAGCGAAGCCGTGATTTATGGGTGTTTTCCTATTTATGTAATGGGATGAACATGAATGACATTTGTCGTGTCCGCTGGCAGGATATAGAGGGCGACCGATTAACATTTATCCGCCAAAAGACTGCTCGCTCAACCAGGGGTAACCAAAACACGATCAAAGTCACCTTATTCAAAGAAACTATTGATATAATTGAACGCTGGGCGGTAAAGAGCAAAAACCCGAAGGATTATGTCTTCCCATTTTTGGAGCACGATATGACACCAGAAAGACAAAAGACCGTAATCAATCAGGTGGTGAAAATCACAAATCAATACATGAAGGACATTGCGGCCGCTAATGAAATCACAGGAGACGTTAATACATACAGCGCCAGACATTCCTTCGCAACGATCCTTCTCCAATCAGAAGCACCGCTTGCATTCATTAGCCAGGCGCTCGGGCATACTTCAATTTCGACCACAGAAAGTTATTTAGGTAGTTTTGATGATGAAAAAACAAAGAAATATCTCAGCGCATTGTTGTAG